Genomic window (bacterium):
GCCAAGAATTCTCGCGCTAACAGGTATATCCTCCCCTTTAAGACCATCTGGGTAGCCCTTGCCATCCCATCTTTCGTGGTGCCATCGGATAACAGACACAATCTGCGCAAAATAACTAACCTTGCTTACAATCCGCTCGCCAACCAGTGGGTGCGTTTCGACTATTTTACGCTCGTCAGGCGTGAGAGAAGACGGCTTATTTAGTATTATCGGGTCTATTGAAATTTTACCGATGTCATGTAATAAAGCACCGAAGTCCAACATATCGAGTTCTCTGGGGGAATATCCCAAGGATTGCGCCATATGGTGCGCCATATGACGAACCCTATTCCCATGACCTCGGATATATGGGTCGTTTTCCTCAATCGCACCTGAGAGTATGCGCACGGTATCCATATGAACAACTCTCAACTGAGCGAGTGCTTCGGAAAGCTCTTTGGTCCGCTCATTAACCTCCTCCTCGAGTTCGAGTTGGTATTTTCTGTTCTCGACCTCGAGTTTACGGTTATATTTAACGAGGCGCCCATAGGCAAGTGCCTTTTTGACACTTACCATAAGATCATCACGCCTAACAGGCTTAACAAGGAAATCAAATGCTCCGGCCTTCATAACAGCAACAGCCGTCTCGATATCTACAACACCGGTTAGCATAACAACCGGCATGTCAGGAACATTCTCGACAGCAAACTTGAGCACCTGATAGCCATCGACGCCTGGCATACGTATATCCGAAATGAGAAGATCATAGAGATTATCGTGACTAAGCTTTTCGATAACATTTTCACCGGACTCAGAAAGGCTAACTTCATAACCCTCGCGTTCAAGCTGAAGCCCGACAACGCGTCTAACTCTTTCTTCGTCATCGAGAACAATAATCCGATTTCTCTTAGTACCAATATCGAACATCACTCATCCACCTGGAATTTAAGGAATACTTTGGTCCCTTTTCCCTGTTCGCTTTTAAACTCGATAATGCCTCGATTTTTATTAACTAATTTGTAGCAAACATACAATCCCAAACCGGTTCCCTTACCTATTTGTTTGGTAGTATAAAACGGTTCGAAAATGCTATCTAGTATATCCTCGGAAATACCATGGCCGTTATCCTCAATAATACAAAAAATGTCTTTTTCCTCTTGGAATGTTGTAATATTGATGATGCCATTTTCTCGGGGTATAGCATCCAGAGAGTTGATTATCAAATTGACGAAAACCTGCATAAGCTCGCTTGAATAGGCTTTTATATCTGAGATTTCGCCGAGTGAGAGTTTAAAAGTAACTCCTATCACATCTGAGGAGCGGTCAACAAGCTTTACTGCTTTCCTAATCACTTCGTTAATATTTACAGGAAATTCGGATTCTCTCTGCGCCAAATATGTGTATCCAGATAGATCCTTTAATATTTGACCAGCTTCTTTGGTATATTCAATCAACTCTTTAAGTTCGGCTCTTGCTCGATTTGGAAGGTCCTCATAAGTTTCAATATTTTCGGCTATCCCGAGTATCGCATAAAGAGGATTATTTATCTCATGCGCAATACCGCTTGCAAGAATTCCAATTCCAGCAAGTTTCTCTGCTCTAACCAAGTATTGTTGTAGCTTTTTCGACTCGGTTATATCGGTAATGTGGGAAATATAGCCATCGATTTTTCCCTTGTTCGAGTAAACAGGCATCGAGAATAGAAGACCCCATATCTCTTTTTCTTTGCCGGCAATAAGCACTTCCCCGCTGAATAAACCAAGCTCCCGCTCGGATATTATCTTCTTATATGCGTCACTCGAAGCTATAATTTTACACTCATTACAACCCAAGATTTCTTCTTTTTCAAAACCTAGAATGCGCATGGCTGAATTGTTAAGATCGATTATCTTTGCTTTTTCATCGAAAAGAAGGATCATTATCGGCGAAAGATCGAAAAGTCGCGAAAGAAGCCCTTGCGTCTTACCTCGATATTCTTCGAATTCTCCTTCTTCTAAAAGAGCGACAGCAGCATCGACAAATAACTCCACAAGGCGCAAGCCCTGTTCTGTGGGCTTTTTGCCGCTTATCGGGTCGTCCATGGATAGAAGACCAATTATCTTCTTATTGAAACCTATTAGTGGGAAATACAACATGTCTGCCGGATGCCAGTCCTCGAGTTCAACAATATCGAGGTCGCTTTTAATTGACACTGATCTCATGCTTTTTATAAATGGATCGATACAATCATGTGGGAAATAATAACTTCGACCAACACGATATCGATCAAACTGGGGTTGAAAAAGCGCTTTTAAATCTGACATCTTAATACCGTTTGAACAGAGATATTCTTTTTGTTGCTCCGTTAGGCCCGAAGATGACGAAGACATAAGTTCTTCCGTTTTTGGGTTGACTATGTACAAATGGATTCGTCGCCATCCACAGCAGGATATCCCTTCAGTAAACAGGTTAAGCTTCTCATTTAATGTGTTAGCGTGCCGGACTTTACGTAAATAATCAAGGAGCGTTTCTATGAAGATATTCCCAAAAAGAGAATTGTTTTTTACACCAATAAAATTATTAGAAATTAAATTATTTTCAGAATCCATTAGCAATTTGTCATATAAGTTTCGTAATAATTGTTTTTTTTGTTCCAAGCCTTAGATTATAGACACCCTACAAGCCTTTGTCAATATATAAACCGGCGACACAATGAGCTTAAAATACTTGTCACGCTTCGCGCCAACAAGAATGGGGAATGAAGACTATTTTCGAGGTTAAATTTTCTTTAAATCCAAAACGAACGAATTTTAATGCACAATTAATTAATCACTAGATAAATATTTTTTTTCAAGGGATCAAAGGTCTTTTTTATCTTGATATTCAATGGTTATTAATTTATAATTTCAGGCTTATCGAGAACTATATTTAAAGGAGTAATTATGTTCAATGCGAAACTTACAGTCCCAACCCCGATTAACGAACCGGTGCTGTCCTATGCTCCCGGTAATCCCGAAACCATTGCGCTTAAAGAAGCCATCCAGAAACTCAAAAGCGAAAAACCAGAAATCCCGCTAATTATCGGCGGGAAAGAAATAAAAACCGGCAAAATCGCGGAGTGTGTTGCTCCTCATGATAAAA
Coding sequences:
- a CDS encoding PAS domain S-box protein; this encodes MSSSSSGLTEQQKEYLCSNGIKMSDLKALFQPQFDRYRVGRSYYFPHDCIDPFIKSMRSVSIKSDLDIVELEDWHPADMLYFPLIGFNKKIIGLLSMDDPISGKKPTEQGLRLVELFVDAAVALLEEGEFEEYRGKTQGLLSRLFDLSPIMILLFDEKAKIIDLNNSAMRILGFEKEEILGCNECKIIASSDAYKKIISERELGLFSGEVLIAGKEKEIWGLLFSMPVYSNKGKIDGYISHITDITESKKLQQYLVRAEKLAGIGILASGIAHEINNPLYAILGIAENIETYEDLPNRARAELKELIEYTKEAGQILKDLSGYTYLAQRESEFPVNINEVIRKAVKLVDRSSDVIGVTFKLSLGEISDIKAYSSELMQVFVNLIINSLDAIPRENGIINITTFQEEKDIFCIIEDNGHGISEDILDSIFEPFYTTKQIGKGTGLGLYVCYKLVNKNRGIIEFKSEQGKGTKVFLKFQVDE
- a CDS encoding response regulator, with translation MMFDIGTKRNRIIVLDDEERVRRVVGLQLEREGYEVSLSESGENVIEKLSHDNLYDLLISDIRMPGVDGYQVLKFAVENVPDMPVVMLTGVVDIETAVAVMKAGAFDFLVKPVRRDDLMVSVKKALAYGRLVKYNRKLEVENRKYQLELEEEVNERTKELSEALAQLRVVHMDTVRILSGAIEENDPYIRGHGNRVRHMAHHMAQSLGYSPRELDMLDFGALLHDIGKISIDPIILNKPSSLTPDERKIVETHPLVGERIVSKVSYFAQIVSVIRWHHERWDGKGYPDGLKGEDIPVSARILGVVDSYDAMTSDRAYRLALPTNRAIDVLHQEAGRQFESEMVEVFMREKTYELHFED